In the genome of Spea bombifrons isolate aSpeBom1 chromosome 11, aSpeBom1.2.pri, whole genome shotgun sequence, one region contains:
- the BNIP3 gene encoding BCL2/adenovirus E1B 19 kDa protein-interacting protein 3 isoform X3 produces the protein METAENLQDEHLQAGSWVELHFSGNGNGATMQLPGQEPGPASISIHNGDMEKILLDAQHESGRSSSRESSHCDSPPRSQTPQSIQRSVESDQSSKEKSSSQSEEDYIERRKELENILKKNSDWIWDWSSRPENIPPKEFIFKHPKRSSALSMRNTSVMKKGFLLEDVWQPPLARFRLRKQKKL, from the exons CAGGGTCTTGGGTAGAACTGCACTTCAGCGGTAATGGGAATGGAGCCACCATGCAGCTCCCGGGTCAAGAGCCGGGGCCTGCTTCAATTTCCATTCACAACGGCGATATGGAAAAAATTTTACTCGACGCACAACATGAATCCGGAAGAAGTAGCTCTAGAGAAAGTTCCCACTGTGATAG TCCTCCTCGGTCTCAGACACCGCAGAGTATCCAGAGATCAGTTGAAAGTGAccaaagcagcaaagaaaagagCAGTTCTCAG tcagAAGAAGACTACATAGAACGACGGAAGGAgctagaaaatatattaaaaaagaattcAGACTGGATATGGGACTGGTCTAGCAGACCTGAAAATATCCCTCCTAA AGAATTTATTTTCAAACATCCAAAGCGTAGCTCAGCTCTAAGCATGAGGAACACAAGCGTCATGAAGAAAG ggtttTTATTGGAAGACGTCTGGCAACCTCCACTGGCACGTTTTAGGTTGAGAAAGCAGAAAAAGCTTTGA
- the BNIP3 gene encoding BCL2/adenovirus E1B 19 kDa protein-interacting protein 3 isoform X1 has protein sequence METAENLQDEHLQAGSWVELHFSGNGNGATMQLPGQEPGPASISIHNGDMEKILLDAQHESGRSSSRESSHCDSPPRSQTPQSIQRSVESDQSSKEKSSSQSEEDYIERRKELENILKKNSDWIWDWSSRPENIPPKEFIFKHPKRSSALSMRNTSVMKKGGIFSAEFLKVFLPSLLLSHLLAIGLGVFIGRRLATSTGTF, from the exons CAGGGTCTTGGGTAGAACTGCACTTCAGCGGTAATGGGAATGGAGCCACCATGCAGCTCCCGGGTCAAGAGCCGGGGCCTGCTTCAATTTCCATTCACAACGGCGATATGGAAAAAATTTTACTCGACGCACAACATGAATCCGGAAGAAGTAGCTCTAGAGAAAGTTCCCACTGTGATAG TCCTCCTCGGTCTCAGACACCGCAGAGTATCCAGAGATCAGTTGAAAGTGAccaaagcagcaaagaaaagagCAGTTCTCAG tcagAAGAAGACTACATAGAACGACGGAAGGAgctagaaaatatattaaaaaagaattcAGACTGGATATGGGACTGGTCTAGCAGACCTGAAAATATCCCTCCTAA AGAATTTATTTTCAAACATCCAAAGCGTAGCTCAGCTCTAAGCATGAGGAACACAAGCGTCATGAAGAAAGGTGGGATTTTTTCAGCTgagtttttaaaggtttttctcCCGTCTTTGCTTCTTTCCCATCTGCTCGCTATCGGATTGGG ggtttTTATTGGAAGACGTCTGGCAACCTCCACTGGCACGTTTTAG
- the BNIP3 gene encoding BCL2/adenovirus E1B 19 kDa protein-interacting protein 3 isoform X2: protein METAENLQDEHLQGSWVELHFSGNGNGATMQLPGQEPGPASISIHNGDMEKILLDAQHESGRSSSRESSHCDSPPRSQTPQSIQRSVESDQSSKEKSSSQSEEDYIERRKELENILKKNSDWIWDWSSRPENIPPKEFIFKHPKRSSALSMRNTSVMKKGGIFSAEFLKVFLPSLLLSHLLAIGLGVFIGRRLATSTGTF, encoded by the exons GGTCTTGGGTAGAACTGCACTTCAGCGGTAATGGGAATGGAGCCACCATGCAGCTCCCGGGTCAAGAGCCGGGGCCTGCTTCAATTTCCATTCACAACGGCGATATGGAAAAAATTTTACTCGACGCACAACATGAATCCGGAAGAAGTAGCTCTAGAGAAAGTTCCCACTGTGATAG TCCTCCTCGGTCTCAGACACCGCAGAGTATCCAGAGATCAGTTGAAAGTGAccaaagcagcaaagaaaagagCAGTTCTCAG tcagAAGAAGACTACATAGAACGACGGAAGGAgctagaaaatatattaaaaaagaattcAGACTGGATATGGGACTGGTCTAGCAGACCTGAAAATATCCCTCCTAA AGAATTTATTTTCAAACATCCAAAGCGTAGCTCAGCTCTAAGCATGAGGAACACAAGCGTCATGAAGAAAGGTGGGATTTTTTCAGCTgagtttttaaaggtttttctcCCGTCTTTGCTTCTTTCCCATCTGCTCGCTATCGGATTGGG ggtttTTATTGGAAGACGTCTGGCAACCTCCACTGGCACGTTTTAG
- the PPP2R2D gene encoding serine/threonine-protein phosphatase 2A 55 kDa regulatory subunit B delta isoform, giving the protein MAGVGGGNDFQWCFSQVKGAIDEDVAEADIISTVEFNFTGDLLATGDKGGRVVIFQREQESKSRPHSRGEYNVYSTFQSHEPEFDYLKSLEIEEKINKIRWLPQQNAAHFLLSTNDKTIKLWKISERDKRAEGYNLKDDDGRLRDPFRITSLRVPILRPMDLMVEASPRRIFANAHTYHINSISVNSDHETYLSADDLRINLWHLEITDRSFNIVDIKPANMEELTEVITAAEFHPHQCNVFVYSSSKGTIRLCDMRDSALCDRHSKFFEEPEDPSSRSFFSEIISSISDVKFSHSGRYMMTRDYLSVKVWDLNMESRPVETYQVHEYLRSKLCSLYENDCIFDKFECCWNGSDSSIMSGSYNNFFRMFDRNTRRDITLEASRESSKPRAILKPRKVCTGGKRKKDEINVDSLDFNKKILHTAWHPKENIIAVAATNNLYIFQDKVN; this is encoded by the exons ccgaTATTATTTCAACGGTTGAATTCAACTTTACTGGTGACCTGTTAGCCACGGGAGACAAAGGAGGCAGAGTTGTTATATTTCAAAGGGAACAAGAG AGTAAAAGCCGTCCTCATTCAAGGGGTGAATACAATGTTTACAGTACGTTTCAAAGCCATGAACCTGAATTTGACTACTTAAAAAGTCTAGAAATTGAAgagaaaattaacaaaataaggtGGTTGCCACAGCAGAATGCTGCCCATTTCTTACTTTCTACTAATG ataaaacaataaaattatggAAAATAAGTGAGCGAGACAAAAGAGCCGAAGGTTACAACTTGAAGGACGATGATGGGAGACTTCGGGATCCTTTTCGGATCACATCTCTACGG gTGCCAATCCTCAGACCCATGGATTTAATGGTTGAAGCAAGTCCAAGAAGAATATTTGCAAATGCACATACCTATCACATTAACTCCATTTCAGTAAATAGTGATCATGAAACTTACCTCTCTGCAGATGACCTGAGAATTAATTTATGGCATTTAGAAATTACAGATAGAAGTTTTA ACATTGTAGATATTAAGCCTGCTAACATGGAGGAATTGACAGAAGTTATCACAGCTGCTGAATTCCATCCACATCAGTGTAATGTCTTCGTCTACAGCAGTAGCAAAGGAACGATCCGACTCTGTGACATGCGTGATTCTGCGCTCTGCGATAGACATTCAAAGT TCTTTGAAGAACCAGAAGATCCAAGCAGCAGATCTTTCTTCTCAGAAATCATTTCTTCGATATCAGATGTCAAATTCAGCCATAGTGGTCGCTACATGATGACCAGAGATTATCTGTCTGTGAAAGTATGGGATCTCAACATGGAAAGTAGGCCAGTAGAAACATATCAG GTTCATGAATACCTTCGAAGTAAGCTTTGTTCCTTGTATGAAAATGACTGCATCTTTGACAAGTTTGAGTGCTGTTGGAATGGATCTGACAG CTCAATTATGAGTGGTTCCTACAACAACTTCTTCAGGATGTTTGATCGAAACACCCGTCGGGATATCACATTGGAAGCATCACGAGAAAGCAGCAAACCGCGTGCCATCTTAAAGCCACGTAAAGTGTGTACAGGTGGTAAGAGGAAGAAGGATGAAATCAACGTTGACAGCCTAGACTTCAACAAAAAGATTCTACATACAGCATGGCATCCTAAGGAGAACATAATAGCTGTTGCCGCCACcaataatttgtatatatttcaggACAAAGTTAATTAA